The genomic DNA CACGTGCCCAAGGACGCCGCTGAAAAGTTCAAGCTGTGGGAAGCCCGCCGCATGGCCCTGCCCGTGCTGGCTCGTGCCCGTCCCACCACTGTGCTTGAAGACGCCACCGTGCCGCGTTCGCAGATTCCTGCCATGGTCAAGGCTGTTAACGACATCGCCGCCAAGTACCGCCTCGAAGTGGGTACCTTTGGTCATGCTGGTGACGGCAACCTGCACCCCACCTTCCTGTGCGACAAGCGCGACGCGGACGAATTCAAGCGAGTGGAAGAAGCCATCGACGAAATGTTCGATACGGCCATCAAGCTGCAGGGCACCCTTTCGGGCGAGCACGGCATCGGCACCGCCAAGTCCAAGTGGATGGAAAAGGAAACCTCCCGCGGCACCATTCTGTTCTCGCAGCGGTTGCGCCGCGCTCTTGATCCCAAGGGCCTGCTCAACTCCACCAAACTGGTGGGCATCTAGGCACAGCCTGGCATTGCAGCGATTCGGGGGCCTGCCCCCGTGTCATCCGGCGGCGGTCGGCCACAGGGCTGGCGCTGCCGGGCAAGAGCAAAAATTCAACCGCTCCAGGAGCGTTTCATGAGTACTATGCACGAACTGGCCCAGCGCCTTATGGCCCTGGACGACAGGATCACTGCCTGCATGAAATGCGGCATGTGCCAGGCCGTGTGCCCCATGTTCGGTGCCACCGGCATGGAAGCCGACGTGGCTCGCGGCAAACTGGCCCTTATTGATAATCTGGCCCATGAGATGATCAAGGATCCCGAGGCTGTTGCCGAAAAACTGGGCCGCTGCCTTTTGTGCGGTTCCTGTCAGGCATCCTGCCCTCCGGGCGTCCAGATTATGGACGTCTTCATGGAAGCCCGCGAAATTGTTAACGAGTTTGTCGGACTGCACCCGGTCAAGAAGATGATCTTCCGTTCGCTTCTGACCAAGCCCGGCCTGTTCAACTTTGCCATGCGCGTGGGCGCACCCATGCAGGGCCTGATCTTTGGCTCCAGCAACGACGCCCAGGGCACCGTGTGCGCACCCCTGCTCAACTTTATGCTGGGCGACCGTCATATCCACCCCCTGGCAAAAACGCCGCTGCACGCCCGCTATGGCGCGCTTGACGAGCCCCGCCGCGCTGGCGGACTCAAGGTGGCTTTCTTCCCCGGTTGCGTGGGCGACAAAATGTATATTGAAATGGCCGAAGCCTGCATGAAGGTGCTGCGTCACCACAATGTGGCCGTGTTTATGCCCAAAAACCTCACCTGCTGTGGTATTCCGGCCCTTTCGTCCGGCGATGCCAAGGGCATGGTGGAGCAGATGCGCGTAAACGTGGAAGCCCTTAAAAACGGCGACTTCGACTACATCCTCAGCCCCTGCGGTTCTTGCACCTCTACGGTCAAGGAACTGTGGCCCCGCTACGCGCACCGCCTCGGTTCTGTTGAGAAGCGCAAGGTTGAAGAAATTGCCGCCAAGGCGATGGATATCAATGCCTTCCTGGTGGATGTGCTTAAGGTGCAGCCCGCCGAACAGGCCCAGGACAACGCGGTTAGCGTGACTTACCACGATTCTTGCCACCTCAAGAAATCGCTGGGTGTGGTCAGCCAGCCCCGCGCCATCATTGCGGCCAACCCCGCCTACAAGGTTACGGAAATGGCCGAAGCCGACCGCTGCTGTGGTTGCGGCGGGTCGTTCAACCTTTTCCACTATGACTTCTCGCGTAAGATCGGTCAGCGCAAGCGCAACAACGTGGTGGCTTCCGGCGCCAAGATTGTGGCCGCTGGTTGCCCCGCATGCATGATGCAGCTTGAAGACGTGCTTTCGCATAACCATGACTCTGTGCGTGTCAAGCACACCATAGAGCTGTACGCCGAAAGCCTGAAGTAGCCTGGCGGGGGGGGGGGGGGGGGGGGGGGGGGGGGGTGGAGGNNNNNNNNNNGCGGGGAACTGTGGTTTTTCCCCGCCGACGCTGCCTGACCCGGCGGTTATTCTGCCAGAATGCCCAACTGACGAAGAACCGTGGGGGTTTATTTCTGAAGCTATGGGCGCTGCGCGCCGTTCGCAGGTAAATCAGCGCAAAACTCAGAGGGTGAGTTTTGTACTGCTGCAATAGCATTTTTTTGTGGCGATGCTGCATGGTGTGCGAACCGGGCGTTTTTTGAAAAAGGAGTTGTTTATGACACATCAGGAATTGGTAGAAGCCTTTTCCGCCAAGGCTGCGGCTGTTACTGCCGTGGTTCAGGAAGTGCCCAGCATGGCAGCCGCCTTGCAGTATGTTGTGGACGTGTGCGCCAACAAGGCGCCTGCCGAACTTTTGGCCGACGAGCCCGGCACCGAACAGGGCCCCCTTGGCCCCAACAAGGTTCCCACCCGCGTGCAGCGCGTGGTGGCCGCACCGCAGTTGAATGACGCCGATTTTGCATCTCTGGCTGCCGCGTGCGAAGAAAAAGGCTTTCTGTGCATCCGCGAAGGGCTGCGCAACTACCTTGCCGGTATCGACGTGGGCCTTTCCACCGCCGAGCTGGGCGTTGCCGCCAGCGGCACCTGCATGCTCAACACGGACAACGAAGATGTGCGCCTTACGGGCATGATTTCTGAAGTTTCCGTGCTCATGCTGCGCAAGTCCA from Desulfovibrio sp. includes the following:
- a CDS encoding (Fe-S)-binding protein; its protein translation is MSTMHELAQRLMALDDRITACMKCGMCQAVCPMFGATGMEADVARGKLALIDNLAHEMIKDPEAVAEKLGRCLLCGSCQASCPPGVQIMDVFMEAREIVNEFVGLHPVKKMIFRSLLTKPGLFNFAMRVGAPMQGLIFGSSNDAQGTVCAPLLNFMLGDRHIHPLAKTPLHARYGALDEPRRAGGLKVAFFPGCVGDKMYIEMAEACMKVLRHHNVAVFMPKNLTCCGIPALSSGDAKGMVEQMRVNVEALKNGDFDYILSPCGSCTSTVKELWPRYAHRLGSVEKRKVEEIAAKAMDINAFLVDVLKVQPAEQAQDNAVSVTYHDSCHLKKSLGVVSQPRAIIAANPAYKVTEMAEADRCCGCGGSFNLFHYDFSRKIGQRKRNNVVASGAKIVAAGCPACMMQLEDVLSHNHDSVRVKHTIELYAESLK
- a CDS encoding lactate utilization protein translates to MTHQELVEAFSAKAAAVTAVVQEVPSMAAALQYVVDVCANKAPAELLADEPGTEQGPLGPNKVPTRVQRVVAAPQLNDADFASLAAACEEKGFLCIREGLRNYLAGIDVGLSTAELGVAASGTCMLNTDNEDVRLTGMISEVSVLMLRKSTIYPDLPSIAQLLRERMNDGTATYTTLVTGPSRTADIERVAAVGVHGPLELHIILLED